The sequence below is a genomic window from Ascaphus truei isolate aAscTru1 unplaced genomic scaffold, aAscTru1.hap1 HAP1_SCAFFOLD_3222, whole genome shotgun sequence.
tgaggtactccactcacgactttagcccaacctgaaaaagttccatttacgacaactctatgttgtgtatccttcaaccagttttcaatccaggtgcaaatatttttagagtccaatttgctttattttgtacattaacctcttgtgtggaaccgtatcaaagcctatgcaaaatctaagtagatcacaataatttagtattttctataaatactttttagtgtaattttcaatccccaatataatagtggttggatggtaatgttaatataatatccgtcttaccaggtacaaggagatggtgtctgagaagagcagacaggaagcccttgaacgagaagaggagcataaatggagacatgacaactccgatggagtgcagaaggcagaagaagaggagaaaggagggagaaggcagaacgaggtggggcagggggaagcagaggtgatgcccgagaaggagaatccaggggagagcctagagagcaaggagaagctgacagagtaaggacctgcagatatgtggcatatcggtctgtgtgtacttgtatctgtatgattcacttatcatagagagtgactgagcatggacttcccttccatccattgcccatttattgtaagataagatcttgtttgcctttgcagttactgcatgactttgggcactattgctgtgtacaagcactcctaaatccttctccatcaaggattcccccaatttatccccatttaatttgcaagtctcctgtttattcttgtttctcaaatgcataaccttacatttatctgtattaaacctcatctgccatttacctgcccaagtttccagtctccccaagtccttctggagagaaattacatcctgctctgattctactaccttacacaatttagtatcatcagcaaagattgagactttgctctcgatgccaacctcaaggtcattaacaaacaagttaaaaagcaggggtcccagtaccgatccctgaggtactccactcacgactttagcccaacctgaaaaagttccatttatgacaactctatgttgtgtatccttcaaccagttttcaatccaggtgcaaatatttttagagtccaatttgctttattttgtacattaacctcttgtgtggaaccgtatcaaagcctatgcaaaatctaagtagatcacaataatttagtattttctataaatactttttagtgtaattttcaatccccaatataatagtggttggatggtaatgttaatataatatccgtcttaccaggtacaaggagatggtgtctgagaagagcagacaggaagcccttgaacgagaagaggagcataaatggagacatgacaactccgatggagtgcagaaggcagaagaagaggagaaaggagggagaaggcagaacgaggtggggcagggggaagcaaaggtgatgcccgagaaggagaatccaggggagagcctagagagcaaggagaagctgacagagtaaggacctgcagatatgtggcatatcggtctgtgtgtacttgtatctgtatgattcacttatcagagagagtgactgagcatggacttcccttccatccattgcccatttattgtaagataagatcttgtttgcctttgcagttactgcatgactttgggcactattgctgtgtacaagcactcctaaatccttctccatcaaggattcccccaatttatccccatttaatttgcaagtctcctgtttattcttgtttctcaaatgcataaccttacatttatctgtattaaacctcatctgccatttacctgcccaagtttccagtctccccaagtccttctggagagaaagtacatcctgctctgattctactaccttacacaatttagtatcatcagcaaagattaagactttgctctcgatgccaacctcaaggtcattaacaaacaagttaaaaagcaggggtcctagtaccgatccctgaggtactccactcacgactttagcccaacctgaaaaagttccatttacgacaactctatgttgtgtatccttcaaccagttttcaatccaggtgcaaatatttttagagtccaatttgctttattttgtacattaacctcttgtgtggaaccgtatcaaagcctatgcaaaatctaagtagatcacaataatttagtattttctataaatactttttagtgtaattttcaatccccaatataatagtggttggatggtaatgttaatataatatccgtcttaccaggtacaaggagatggtgtctgagaagagcagacaggaagcccttgaacgagaagaggagcataaatggagacatgacaactccgatggagtgcagaaggcagaagaagaggagaaaggagggagaaggcagaacgaggtggggcagggggaagcagaggtgatgcccgagaaggagaatccaggggagagcctagagagcaaggagaagctgacagagtaaggacctgcagatatgtggcatatcggtctgtgtgtacttgtatctgtatgattcacttatcagagagagtgactgagcatggacttcccttccatccattgcccatttattgtaagataagatcttgtttgcctttgcagttactgcatgactttgggcactattgctgtgtacaagcactcctaaatccttctccatcaaggattcccccaatttatccccatttaatttgcaagtctcctgtttattcttgtttctcaaatgcataaccttacatttatctgtattaaacctcatctgccatttacctgcccaagtttccagtctccccaagtccttctggagagaaattacatcctgctctgattctactaccttacacaatttagtatcatcagcaaagattgagactttgctctcgatgccaacctcaaggtcattaacaaacaagttaaaaagcaggggtcccagtaccgatccctgaggtactccactcacgactttagcccaacctgaaaaagttccatttatgacaactctatgttgtgtatccttcaaccagttttcaatccaggtgcaaatatttttagagtccaatttgctttattttgtacattaacctcttgtgtggaaccgtatcaaagcctatgcaaaatctaagtagatcacaataatttagtattttctataaatactttttagtgtaattttcaatccccaatataatagtggttggatggtaatgttaatataatatccgtcttaccaggtacaaggagatggtgtctgagaagagcagacaggaagcccttgaacgagaagaggagcataaatggagacatgacaactccgatggagtgcagaaggcagaagaagaggagaaaggagggagaaggcagaacgaggtggggcagggggaagcaaaggtgatgcccgagaaggagaatccaggggagagcctagagagcaaggagaagctgacagagtaaggacctgcagatatgtggcatatcggtctgtgtgtacttgtatctgtatgattcacttatcagagagagtgactgagcatggacttcccttccatccattgcccatttattgtaagataagatcttgtttgcctttgcagttactgcatgactttgggcactattgctgtgtacaagcactcctaaatccttctccatcaaggattcccccaatttatccccatttaatttgcaagtctcctgtttattcttgtttctcaaatgcataaccttacatttatctgtattaaacctcatctgccatttacctgcccaagtttccagtctcccaagtccttctggagagaaattacatcctgctctgattctactaccttacacaatttagtatcatcagcaaagattaagactttgctctcgatgccaacctcaaggtcattaacaaacaagttaaaaagcaggggttctagtaccgatccctgaggtactccactcacgactttagcccaacctgaaaaagttccatttacgacaactctatgttgtgtatccttcaaccagttttcaatccaggtgcaaatatttttagagtccaatttgctttattttgtacattaacctcttgtgtggaaccgtatcaaagcctatgcaaaatctaagtagatcacaataatttagtattttctataaatactttttagtgtaattttcaatccccaatataatagtggttggatggtaatgttaatataatattcgtcttaccaggtacaaggagatggtgtctgagaagagcagacaggaagcccttgaacgagaagaggagcataaatggagacatgacaactccgatggagtgcagaaagcagaagaagaggagaaaggagggagaaggcagaacgaggtggggcagggggaagcagaggtgatgcccgcgaaggagaatccaggggagagcctagagagcaaggagaagctgacagagtaaggacctgcagatatgtggcatatcggtctgtgtgtacttgtatctgtatgattcacttatcagagagagtgactgagcatggacttcccttccatccattgcccatttattgtaagataagatcttgtttgcctttgctgttactgcatgactttgggcactattgctgtgtacaagcactcctaaatccttctccatcaaggattcccccaatttatccccatttaatttgcaagtctcctgtttattcttgtttctcaaatgcataaccttacatttatctgtattaaacctcatctgccatttacctgcccaagtttccagtctccccaagtccttctggagagaaattacaccctgctctgattctactaccttacacaatttagtatcatcagcaaagattaagactttgctctcgatgccaacctcaaggtcattaacaaacaagttaaaaagcaggggtcctagtaccgatccctgaggtactccactcacgactttagcccaacctgaaaaagttcaatttacgacaactctatgttgtgtatccttcaaccagttttcaatccaggtgcaaatatttgtagagtccaatttgcttttaacctcttgtgtggaaccgtatcaaagcctatgcaaaatctaagtagatcacaataatttagtattttctataaatactttttagtgtaattttcaatccccaatataatagtggttggatggtaatgttaatataatatccgtcttaccaggtacaaggagatggtgtctgagaagagcagacaggaagcccttgaacgagaagaggagcataaatggagacatgacaactccgatggagtgcagaaggcagaagaagaggagaaaggagggagaaggcagaacgaggtggggcagggggaagcagcggtgatgcccgaggaggagaatccaggggagagcctagagagcaaggagaagctgacagagtaaggacctgcagatatgtggcatatcggtctgtgtgtacttgtatctgtatgattcacttatcagagagagaggctgagcatGGACTGGTCATGTCTGCGATATGTTTCCTgtatagtaatatatatttttccttactaaaggaatgtatatttatttataatacatacACCTTCAAAATGCAGAAGTATGTATATGAATTTGTACATGCatacaaataaatgtgtgtgtgtgtgtctgtgtatgcataCAAATAGggggtatatatacacatctgTGCAAGGGGGTTGAAATAcatggatgaggggggggggttggaaatacaagcagggtgtgtgtatatatgtgtgttgtttCACCTTCCAGGCACAAACTCCAGAGGAACCCGTCCAAGATCAGCgaagccagcaccatccagagccCCTGCGACTTGGCGGGAGGGAGGAAGGTacatagggagggggagggaggaagttatatcagggggaagggagggaggaaggtacatcaggggggagggagggaagagtgtGAGCTGTGTGACGTGTCAAACCCTCTTGCAGCGCTCACATGttacaccccccattctctcaccccaTCCTCAACCGCAACCCGcttctgtctcaccctcccttctcactcgccccctttctctctcgccccacccttttctctcccccccaccctcccttctctttTGCCCCGGCCTTCTCTCTCGCCCCGACCTTCTCAATCCTCTTGGGTAacagagggaacacctctttgtTGCCGTGGTAACACTGATCCCTCCCTCAGAACCTGGGAAACCATCACTTCGGGGTGCACGTGGGGGACCTGATCAGTGAGACGTCCTCGGTGCCCGTTGTCATGGAGATGCTCTTAGAGTACCTGGAGATGTACGGCCTGCACACGGAGGGCATCTACCGGAAGTGTGGGGCAGCCAATCGCATGCGAGAGCTCAAACAGTCCCTGGAGAACGGTGCGCTGGGATTGTGAGGGAACCGGGGGAGGCACACATTTAGGGACAAATAAGATATTATCATTTAAATGTGCAATCCCTGGCAGTTCACAATGAAACTACATTTTTGTAAAGAATGTCATTTTCCTGTAACATACAGTAACTGGGCTCAAAGCAAAACATTGGCTGCTGTCATTATTTGGgaaataaagcatttaaaggagggAGGATGCTTCTCAGCAGTGTTTACTCAACCTCTGGCCACCCtgtgagagccaataaagataagggaggagggggctttgcctgtgcaaactcctgttcagcacatggtgaAATCAGACAAAAGGGAAGCCAGAGgaaatcgcccccccccctcccaaatctcAGCTCATCGTGTTTACAAAGGAACTtgaaataatgaataataaatacttataggtgttatatatttttgtttttttaaaaaggcaTAAGTCACCCAggtgtgaccccttaaacatctCACGGTCAGTAGTacattttggtcctaggagggactgaccctttaaacagtggaataatatacaggcagtcctcggttatccgacacaatgcgttactcaaaatggcgttggatagcgaaacgttgtaaagcgaaacacgttttcccacaggaacactgtttaaatgaaaggttccgttcctgaaggcatttttaacactaaaatacaccaaatattttacacaggcaataagatatgcagcacacacatacattatatagtgtatatactgtattatatatatatatatatatatatataatataacataataaataatatattatgtaatataatataatattatatatatgctcttacgacgctttgcaacgttgtttatgtgtatatatatatatatttatacatacacacatacacataaacaacgttgcaaagcatcgtaagagcgctggataagccgttttggcgttgtaaaaatgaacataggtatgcattgcatagcgctggataagccattcgttgtaaagcgaagcgctgtaaaacgaggactgcctgtaatcgtCTTTAACACATTTAATTACTCTTAACTTTTTTCCTGGCAGACTACACAACGACACACTTCAGCTTACCAAAATGTTTtcataaggccaggtccccgctggctactgcagcgaccgctgtggcggacgctgcagggacaagagccgccccacaatggggccgggcccgctgcgagtttTTGAGGTACACATGAAAATTGAGATAGGAACTAgcgacagagcgctaggccacgcccaccggcggttaagccaatgagggcgaacctgccaggtgatgtcatggccgcgccccagtaatgcccccccccccgtctttccccttGCAGCTCTCTGTAGACCGGAGAATTCGCAggtgcgtgcagcgcaggcagcgtggccgcagcctaatactTATTTTTgtgaggagaaaaaaaacaatatttccaTGTATCTAAAATGTTTTCTCTGTATTTGTGCTCCGCGGATAGTGCCTATAAAAGGGTGATGGGGATCGGTCATTACAAGTCCTCTTGTTTTCTCACATGTTTTCTGTCTCCCTTCTGGACAGACCCCAGCTCTGTGAAACTGGATAATTACCCCATCCACGTCATCACTGGCATCCTGAAGCAGTGGTTGCGTGAGCTCCCGGAGCCACTCATGACCTTCGCTCAGTACAACGAGTTCCTACGAGCCGTGGGTAAGTGCAGAGAGGAAGGTAACCCTCCCTCTGAAGAGTCGCGGGGCTTAGTGACAAATTGCAGAGAGGATCTCCACTGCAGAACACGAAATCCTGGATGGGCAGGAGAGATCTACAGTACCTTTGTGCTTTATCCTATGGTGGGAGGCGTAGACTCCATTGGCCAGAGATACTTTGTCACCCTGAGGTGAAAGGGAGCGATGCCGTATGCGCCTTATTTTTGGGTCACACTCAGTGGAACATCTACTCGGTCTGTTTCATTTTAATgttggagggacagactccaccgGCTAAAAGTCCCttttgtttgtgtcactgtggaaAGGGAGATATTGCATGGGCCATAGGCCTCTTATCTCTGGGTTAGACTTGGTGAACAGAAATCCTTTCAGTCTTTGTCACTCTGCTGGTGAAGCGACAGACTCAGTGGGCCATAAGTTATGTCTGTACGTCTGTCAGCTTCAAGTTGAGGGACAGACCACATGGGCCATAGGTCTCTCCTgtttgtcactgtcacccagtggtTGGTGTGACACACTCCATGGGCCATAGGACTATTATGTCTGCCTCTTTTTACCAGGGGTACGGACTCTGGGTCAGgctcagtgggacatgggtgccATCTGTCTGTGCCACTGTCACCTGCAGTGGGAATGACAGGCGTCATGGTCCATAGTCCCCTTTGGTCTGTGATGCCCTGCAGTAGGAGAGTCAGACTCCAGGATCTGTGCCACACTAGACGAACAGACATTTACTTCTTTATCTCCACTAACCCTTGTAGCGCCTGAGGGGTCTGCCATGCACTGCAGAACA
It includes:
- the LOC142483355 gene encoding uncharacterized protein LOC142483355 isoform X2; protein product: MPEKENPGESLESKEKLTEYKEMVSEKSRQEALEREEEHKWRHDNSDGVQKAEEEEKGGRRQNEVGQGEAEVMPEKENPGESLESKEKLTEYKEMVSEKSRQEALEREEEHKWRHDNSDGVQKAEEEEKGGRRQNEVGQGEAEVMPEKENPGESLESKEKLTEYKEMVSEKSRQEALEREEEHKWRHDNSDGVQKAEEEEKGGRRQNEVGQGEAEVMPEKENPGESLESKEKLTEYKEMVSEKSRQEALEREEEHKWRHDNSDGVQKAEEEEKGGRRQNEVGQGEAKVMPEKENPGESLESKEKLTEYKEMVSEKSRQEALEREEEHKWRHDNSDGVQKAEEEEKGGRRQNEVGQGEAEVMPEKENPGESLESKEKLTEYKEMVSEKSRQEALEREEEHKWRHDNSDGVQKAEEEEKGGRRQNEVGQGEAKVMPEKENPGESLESKEKLTEHKLQRNPSKISEASTIQSPCDLAGGRKNLGNHHFGVHVGDLISETSSVPVVMEMLLEYLEMYGLHTEGIYRKCGAANRMRELKQSLENDPSSVKLDNYPIHVITGILKQWLRELPEPLMTFAQYNEFLRAVELPGKQEQLCAIYKVLGQLPQAHYNTLERLIFHLVKVAVMEDANRMSSNSLAIIFAPCLLRCPANYDLQTTLKEVSKTITCVEMLIKEQMRQYILKIKEIGMMKAAETQALCSLSLLKHNTVECAPKGSPCSNIL
- the LOC142483355 gene encoding uncharacterized protein LOC142483355 isoform X1, which translates into the protein MPEKENPGESLESKEKLTEYKEMVSEKSRQEALEREEEHKWRHDNSDGVQKAEEEEKGGRRQNEVGQGEAEVMPEKENPGESLESKEKLTEYKEMVSEKSRQEALEREEEHKWRHDNSDGVQKAEEEEKGGRRQNEVGQGEAEVMPEKENPGESLESKEKLTEYKEMVSEKSRQEALEREEEHKWRHDNSDGVQKAEEEEKGGRRQNEVGQGEAEVMPEKENPGESLESKEKLTEYKEMVSEKSRQEALEREEEHKWRHDNSDGVQKAEEEEKGGRRQNEVGQGEAKVMPEKENPGESLESKEKLTEYKEMVSEKSRQEALEREEEHKWRHDNSDGVQKAEEEEKGGRRQNEVGQGEAEVMPEKENPGESLESKEKLTEYKEMVSEKSRQEALEREEEHKWRHDNSDGVQKAEEEEKGGRRQNEVGQGEAKVMPEKENPGESLESKEKLTEYKEMVSEKSRQEALEREEEHKWRHDNSDGVQKAEEEEKGGRRQNEVGQGEAEVMPAKENPGESLESKEKLTEYKEMVSEKSRQEALEREEEHKWRHDNSDGVQKAEEEEKGGRRQNEVGQGEAAVMPEEENPGESLESKEKLTEHKLQRNPSKISEASTIQSPCDLAGGRKNLGNHHFGVHVGDLISETSSVPVVMEMLLEYLEMYGLHTEGIYRKCGAANRMRELKQSLENDPSSVKLDNYPIHVITGILKQWLRELPEPLMTFAQYNEFLRAVELPGKQEQLCAIYKVLGQLPQAHYNTLERLIFHLVKVAVMEDANRMSSNSLAIIFAPCLLRCPANYDLQTTLKEVSKTITCVEMLIKEQMRQYILKIKEIGMMKAAETQALCSLSLLKHNTVECAPKGSPCSNIL